From Penicillium digitatum chromosome 5, complete sequence, one genomic window encodes:
- a CDS encoding Meiotic sister chromatid recombination protein Ish1/Msc1, putative produces MKLHLATGLICLLASTDVVVASSWWSKAIYNKWHETELERWLSDHNIPHPSPADRRDLENLVKINWDNRVQKPLGQAADNINHELHHAREWIFDTWSDSQLKAFLDRHGIPSPQPRRRDLLIMTARENYEKIATKIGEAASYPGDWLYEEWSDSDLKEWLDERGWPVPQPSYRDKLIASVRRNSRVISLQSQSIAASASAEAKAAKETLSNQLFNAWSDSKLKEYLDEHNVKVPQGSKRNELIALARKNRHYLSGQVSSASSAVEGAFGAATTKAGNEYASATDYAKLKIEDAFETALNGWSESRLKAFLDARNIPVPQNGKRDELVAKVRASAHKAAGGWNLYNFDTWDKEHLVKYLSSVNHKAAQQADASREELIKSAQDSYAKASMAGGAQYASATAALAQATETAKDATFDQWSQSELKRYLDNYGIPTYQGSSINELRAAARRNAQYFKYGTTSPQATIYAKIMDTLQWAVDQLKIGAASGRAQGTEAAEKVQKKVSEHTERLREEL; encoded by the exons ATGAAGTTGCATTTGGCCACTGGCCTCATCTGCTTGCTCGCTTCCACTGATGTAGTGGTGGCTTCCAGCTGGTGGAGCAAGGCTA TCTACAACAAATGGCATGAAACTGAGCTTGAGCGATGGCTCTCGGACCATA ATATCCCCCACCCCAGTCCTGCCGACCGCCGTGACTTGGAGAACCTGGTCAAAATTAACTGGGATAACAGAGTGCAGAAGCCCCTTGGACAAGCTGCCGATAATATCAATCATGAGCTGCACCATGCCAGAGAATGGATATTTGACAC TTGGTCCGACTCTCAGTTGAAGGCATTCCTTGATCGCCACGGCATTCCTTCCCCCCAGCCCCGCCGGCGTGACCTTCTGATCATGACCGCGCGTGAGAACTATGAGAAGATCGCCACCAAGATTGGTGAAGCGGCTTCCTACCCCGGAGACTGGCTGTATGAGGAGTGGTCTGACTCGGATCTCAAGGAATGGCTCGACGAGCGTGGATGGCCGGTGCCTCAGCCGTCCTACCGTGACAAGCTCATTGCATCTGTTCGCCGCAACTCGCGCGTTATCAGCTTGCAGTCTCAGAGCATTGCTGCTTCAGCATCCGCCGAAGCTAAGGCCGCCAAGGAGACCCTGAGTAATCAGCTTTTTAACGCCTGGTCTGACTCGAAGCTGAAAGAATATCTTGACGAGCATAATGTCAAGGTGCCTCAAGGCTCGAAGCGCAATGAACTCATTGCTCTGGCCCGAAAGAACCGTCACTATCTTTCCGGTCAGGTGTCAAGTGCCTCTTCCGCTGTGGAAGGTGCGTTTGGTGCTGCTACCACCAAAGCTGGGAATGAATATGCAAGCGCTACCGATTATGCCAAGCTGAAGATCGAGGATGCTTTTGAGACTGCGCTGAATGGCTGGTCGGAATCCCGCCTGAAGGCGTTCCTTGATGCCCGAAACATTCCCGTCCCTCAGAATGGCAAGCGGGATGAACTCGTTGCTAAGGTCCGCGCCAGCGCCCACAAGGCTGCCGGTGGATGGAACCTGTACAACTTTGATACTTGGGATAAAGAACATCTGGT CAAATACCTGTCTTCGGTGAATCACAAGGCTGCCCAGCAGGCTGATGCCTCACGCGAAGAGCTTATCAAGAGTGCCCAAGACTCCTACGCCAAGGCTTCCATGGCTGGCGGGGCACAGTACGCCTCTGCAACTGCTGCTCTCGCGCAGGCGACTGAAACAGCTAAGGATGCCACTTTCGATCAATGGTCGCAATCCGAGCTCAAGAGATACTTGGACAACTACGGTATTCCTACCTACCAGGGCTCGAGTATCAATGAGCTCCGAGCTGCAGCCCGGCGCAACGCTCAGTATTTTAAGTACGGCACCACAAGCCCCCAAGCTACCATTTACGCCAAGATCATGGATACTTTGCAGTGGGCTGTGGATCAGTTGAAGATCGGCGCTGCCAGCGGCCGCGCCCAAGGCACTGAAGCTGCTGAAAAGGTTCAGAAGAAGGTCTCCGAGCACACGGAAAGACTGCGTGAGGAGCTTTAA